A stretch of the Sphingobacterium thalpophilum genome encodes the following:
- the kdpB gene encoding potassium-transporting ATPase subunit KdpB: protein MSKNNKSLFQKELVREALIQSFVKLNPKIMFRNPVMFTVWIGTLVMLTVSLWTLSGAEGQGSFIYNFVVFIVLFKTLLFANFAEAIAEARGKAQADSLRKTREETPARLKNGKTISSAQLQKGDIFVCEAGDIIPSDGEIIEGLATIDESAITGESAPVIREAGGDKSSVTGGTKVLSDRIIVQVTTQPGESFLDKMIALVEGASRQKTPNEIALTILLAGFTLVFIIVCVTLKPFADYANVSITIASFISLFVCLIPTTIGGLLSAIGIAGMDRALRANVITKSGKAVETAGDIDVLLLDKTGTITIGNRKATHFHPASGVDEKRLIKAVVLSSMADETPEGKSIIELANINPSSYLVKEPKFIKFTAETRSSGIDYENFRIRKGATDAIKNLVLQAGNTFPSEVEETVKAISQNGGTPLVVSENEVALGVVELQDVIKPGIQERFERLRKMGIKTVMVTGDNPLTAKFIAEKAGVDDFIAEAKPEDKMNYIKNEQAEGRLVAMMGDGTNDAPALAQADVGVAMNSGTQAAKEAGNMVDLDNDPTKLIEVVEIGKQLLMTRGTLTTFSIANDVAKYFAIIPALFIAAIPALQGLNIMRLHSPESAILSAVIFNAIIIPLLIPLALKGVAYKPIGASALLRRNLFIYGLGGVLIPFVGIKLIDMVVSIFF, encoded by the coding sequence ATGAGTAAAAATAATAAATCATTGTTTCAGAAAGAACTGGTTCGGGAGGCCCTAATACAGTCATTCGTGAAGCTGAACCCCAAAATAATGTTCCGTAATCCGGTCATGTTTACCGTTTGGATTGGAACGCTCGTCATGTTGACGGTAAGCCTGTGGACCTTGTCCGGTGCAGAAGGTCAGGGAAGTTTTATATACAATTTTGTGGTGTTTATCGTGCTTTTTAAAACCCTGCTGTTTGCCAACTTTGCTGAAGCCATTGCCGAAGCCAGAGGAAAAGCACAGGCAGACAGTTTGCGAAAAACAAGAGAGGAAACACCAGCAAGACTGAAAAATGGCAAGACCATATCCTCTGCTCAGCTACAAAAAGGTGATATTTTCGTCTGTGAAGCAGGGGATATAATTCCTTCCGATGGTGAAATCATCGAGGGATTGGCAACCATTGATGAAAGTGCGATCACCGGTGAGAGCGCTCCTGTTATCAGGGAAGCAGGTGGTGACAAAAGTTCGGTCACAGGTGGTACAAAAGTGCTATCCGACAGAATCATCGTACAGGTTACCACACAGCCCGGCGAGAGTTTCCTTGACAAAATGATTGCATTGGTCGAGGGCGCGAGCCGTCAGAAAACACCCAATGAAATCGCATTGACCATATTATTGGCAGGCTTTACATTAGTGTTCATTATTGTGTGTGTAACCCTCAAACCATTTGCTGATTATGCAAATGTCAGTATTACCATCGCGTCGTTTATCTCCTTATTTGTCTGTCTAATCCCGACGACCATCGGGGGTCTGCTATCGGCTATCGGTATTGCAGGGATGGACAGGGCCCTAAGAGCCAATGTGATTACCAAAAGTGGTAAAGCTGTGGAGACTGCAGGTGATATCGATGTGCTCTTGTTAGATAAAACAGGAACGATTACGATCGGGAACCGTAAAGCAACGCATTTCCATCCGGCCAGTGGTGTGGACGAGAAAAGGTTGATTAAAGCGGTTGTACTAAGTTCGATGGCGGACGAAACTCCAGAAGGAAAATCGATCATTGAGCTGGCAAATATCAACCCTTCGAGCTATCTGGTAAAAGAACCAAAATTTATCAAGTTCACAGCCGAAACCCGTAGTTCAGGGATTGATTATGAAAATTTCCGCATCAGAAAAGGTGCGACAGACGCTATTAAAAATCTCGTTTTGCAGGCAGGAAATACTTTCCCGAGCGAAGTGGAAGAAACTGTTAAAGCAATCTCCCAAAACGGAGGAACGCCCTTGGTGGTATCCGAAAATGAAGTGGCTTTGGGCGTAGTTGAGCTGCAGGATGTCATCAAACCCGGCATTCAGGAGCGTTTCGAGCGTTTGCGCAAAATGGGTATCAAAACCGTAATGGTTACAGGGGACAACCCGCTGACTGCAAAATTTATTGCTGAAAAAGCAGGAGTGGATGACTTCATCGCCGAAGCCAAACCGGAAGACAAGATGAACTATATCAAAAACGAGCAGGCAGAAGGGCGTTTGGTAGCGATGATGGGTGATGGTACAAACGATGCTCCGGCATTGGCCCAGGCAGATGTCGGTGTAGCAATGAACAGCGGCACTCAGGCTGCAAAAGAAGCGGGGAATATGGTGGATCTGGATAACGACCCAACCAAATTGATTGAGGTAGTAGAGATCGGAAAACAGCTTTTAATGACCAGGGGAACGCTCACCACATTCAGTATTGCCAATGATGTAGCTAAGTACTTTGCCATTATCCCTGCCTTGTTCATTGCGGCTATACCGGCATTGCAGGGACTCAATATTATGCGTTTACATTCACCGGAAAGTGCCATTCTATCTGCAGTCATTTTCAATGCGATTATTATACCCCTATTAATTCCGCTTGCGCTCAAAGGCGTTGCTTACAAGCCCATCGGTGCCAGTGCGCTATTACGCAGAAACCTGTTTATATATGGCCTGGGCGGCGTGCTTATTCCCTTTGTAGGGATAAAGCTGATCGATATGGTGGTATCCATTTTTTTCTGA
- a CDS encoding K(+)-transporting ATPase subunit C yields the protein MKKHILPAIKLTVVMILFFTVLYPLVVWGIAQFAPNSGKGAVIEDQGSKYYSNIGQHFSDDQYFWSRPSAVNYNAAGSGGSNKGPSNEEYLAEVQARIDTFMIHNPGIKKSEIPVDLVTASGSGLDPNISVQAAKVQVKRIAKIRNIDENKLYQLVESHIEKPLWGVFGPERINVLKLNIALDRSK from the coding sequence ATGAAAAAACATATTTTGCCCGCTATCAAACTGACTGTCGTTATGATACTTTTCTTCACGGTATTGTACCCTTTGGTCGTGTGGGGTATTGCGCAGTTTGCGCCCAATTCCGGAAAAGGAGCAGTCATTGAGGATCAAGGCAGTAAGTACTACAGCAATATTGGGCAGCACTTTTCCGATGATCAATATTTCTGGTCACGACCCTCCGCGGTAAACTACAATGCCGCTGGCTCGGGCGGCAGCAACAAAGGTCCGTCAAATGAAGAATATCTTGCAGAAGTGCAGGCTCGCATAGATACTTTTATGATACACAATCCCGGCATTAAAAAATCCGAAATACCTGTGGACTTAGTCACCGCGAGCGGCAGCGGGCTTGACCCCAATATTTCAGTGCAGGCTGCAAAAGTACAGGTGAAGCGTATTGCCAAAATAAGAAATATAGACGAAAATAAACTGTATCAGCTCGTCGAAAGCCATATAGAAAAACCGCTTTGGGGTGTGTTCGGTCCTGAGAGAATTAATGTACTGAAACTCAATATCGCCCTGGATAGATCAAAATAA
- a CDS encoding porin yields the protein MKKVWICSTIMLGAGSVLAQETEKNPLTISGYAEVYYQRDFNNPKSNKRPEFVYSHNRNNEVSLNVGLIKASYENKKVRANLGLGIGSYMNANYAAEEGVLKNIYEANVGIKLSKKHDLWLDAGVMPSHIGFESAIGADCYTLTRSMLADNSPYFETGAKLSYSAKNGKWDMAVLVINGWQRIQRVEGNSTPAFGHQLTYRPSEKITLNSSSFIGNDKPDEAKQMRYFHNLYGQFAFNAQFALIAGFDIGAEQKSKGGSEYNIWYSPVLIARYSPTHKLNVAARAEYYNDRNGVIIASGTTNGFQTFGASFNVDYQILPNVVWRTEIRELNSKDAIFLKRNGDLKKNNLMAVTSLAVRF from the coding sequence ATGAAAAAAGTATGGATATGCTCCACAATTATGTTGGGAGCAGGAAGTGTATTGGCACAAGAAACAGAAAAAAATCCGCTAACAATCAGCGGATATGCTGAGGTTTACTATCAGCGGGATTTTAACAATCCAAAATCAAATAAACGACCCGAATTTGTGTACAGCCACAACCGCAACAACGAGGTGAGCCTGAATGTGGGCCTGATCAAAGCATCTTATGAAAACAAAAAGGTACGGGCTAATCTCGGTTTGGGCATTGGTTCTTATATGAATGCCAATTATGCTGCCGAAGAAGGTGTCTTAAAAAACATTTATGAGGCGAATGTGGGTATTAAGTTATCCAAAAAGCACGATCTGTGGCTGGATGCGGGTGTTATGCCTTCTCACATTGGCTTTGAAAGTGCTATCGGAGCGGACTGTTATACTTTGACACGCAGTATGCTTGCAGACAATTCTCCTTATTTTGAAACTGGTGCAAAACTGTCGTACAGTGCCAAAAACGGCAAATGGGATATGGCGGTGCTGGTCATTAACGGCTGGCAGCGCATCCAGCGGGTTGAAGGAAATAGTACACCGGCCTTTGGGCACCAGTTGACCTACAGACCTTCCGAAAAAATCACGTTAAACAGCAGTTCATTTATCGGCAATGATAAACCGGATGAGGCAAAGCAGATGCGTTATTTCCATAACTTGTATGGACAATTTGCGTTTAACGCACAGTTTGCATTGATAGCCGGATTTGATATCGGAGCTGAACAAAAAAGCAAGGGTGGCAGCGAATACAACATTTGGTACAGCCCTGTCTTGATCGCCCGATATAGTCCGACACATAAACTAAATGTAGCGGCGCGAGCAGAATATTACAACGATAGAAACGGTGTCATCATAGCTTCTGGCACAACAAATGGCTTTCAGACCTTTGGCGCGTCCTTCAATGTAGACTACCAGATTTTACCAAACGTAGTCTGGCGGACTGAAATAAGGGAGCTAAACAGCAAAGACGCCATTTTTTTAAAAAGGAATGGTGATCTGAAAAAGAACAACCTGATGGCGGTTACTTCGCTGGCAGTACGTTTCTGA
- a CDS encoding histidine kinase: MEDERKSAAHFLDLIQKSRRGKFKLYIGMSAGVGKSYRMLQEAHALLHNGIDVKIGFIETHNRKETHALVDGLLVIPRRKLFYKGKELEELDVQAVINLRPEVVIVDELAHTNIEGSKNEKRWQDVMDILDAGINVISAVNIQHIESLNEDVREITGIEVKERVPDSVIAQADEVVNIDLTSEELITRLKEGKIYEQAKIKTALNNFFKSEHILQLRELALKKVASQVERKVDTEITMVNPAKREKLLACISSNEKTAKIVIRKTARLANYYNGKWYVLYVQTPKERADKIALDKQRHLINNLKLATELGAEIIKIEGRNITRSIMEQCELRKITTVCIGKPHLNLLKVVLATDTLNSLLNKLSQENIDLVILS; encoded by the coding sequence ATGGAGGACGAGAGAAAAAGTGCTGCACATTTTTTGGACTTAATCCAGAAATCCCGCAGGGGAAAATTCAAACTTTATATTGGAATGAGTGCCGGTGTGGGAAAAAGCTATCGGATGTTGCAGGAGGCACACGCTCTTTTACACAATGGCATAGACGTAAAAATAGGCTTTATAGAAACCCATAATCGGAAAGAAACCCATGCCTTGGTCGATGGTCTTCTGGTAATTCCAAGAAGAAAGTTGTTTTACAAAGGCAAGGAATTGGAAGAACTTGATGTTCAGGCAGTGATCAACCTACGTCCGGAAGTCGTCATTGTCGATGAATTGGCACATACCAACATTGAGGGGAGTAAAAATGAGAAGCGCTGGCAGGATGTAATGGATATTCTTGATGCGGGGATAAATGTGATCAGTGCAGTAAACATACAGCATATTGAAAGCCTCAATGAAGATGTCAGAGAAATAACGGGGATTGAGGTAAAAGAGCGCGTGCCGGACAGTGTCATCGCCCAGGCAGATGAAGTGGTCAATATTGACCTTACTTCCGAAGAGCTTATCACAAGACTGAAAGAGGGTAAAATATATGAACAAGCAAAGATAAAAACGGCACTAAATAACTTTTTCAAAAGTGAGCATATATTACAGCTTCGTGAGCTCGCTTTAAAGAAAGTAGCCTCACAGGTAGAGCGAAAAGTGGATACGGAAATTACCATGGTCAACCCTGCAAAAAGGGAAAAGTTGCTCGCCTGCATCAGCTCCAACGAGAAAACAGCAAAAATTGTTATCCGGAAGACTGCCAGACTGGCCAATTATTATAACGGTAAGTGGTATGTGTTATATGTGCAGACACCCAAAGAGCGTGCTGATAAGATTGCTTTGGATAAGCAGCGGCATCTGATTAATAACCTTAAACTAGCAACGGAACTGGGAGCCGAAATCATTAAAATAGAGGGCAGAAACATCACAAGGTCAATAATGGAACAATGTGAGCTGCGAAAAATCACGACCGTCTGTATCGGAAAGCCCCACCTTAACTTGTTAAAAGTAGTACTGGCAACAGATACGCTCAACTCTCTTCTGAATAAACTTTCCCAGGAAAATATTGATTTAGTAATATTGTCGTAA
- a CDS encoding HAMP domain-containing sensor histidine kinase, translated as MKIKTKLTFGVGMLFLLILALAAVSGWYIYRLKKDTNNILVANYNTLQYSRNMLIALEDMGKDKAAMATFKDNLAKQQQNITEMGEREATDLVIKHFSMLSKNPQTPALISAIRRDITELMRLNMEAIEHKSNIADATAQKAIVIISFTGTLCFMIAFVLLVNLPSNIANPIRELTESIKEVAAQNYKKRVHFESHSEFGDLARSFNTMAEKLEEYSESRLDKILKAKRRIETLINNMHDPVIGIDETNKVLFANDEALKITDINDNDIIGKQIQDIAVTNDLIRDIIKDIFSPESENRKPEPLKIFADGKESYFEKEILDINIIPTGETESQFIGRVIMLRNITPFKEMDLAKTNFMGTISHEFKTPISSIKMSLQLLENKQIGDLNMEQRSLIDGIKEDTERLLKITGELLNITQVESGSIQINIQTTHISEIVNYAVNATRSLAEQKNVQVKINQDSKVKTVMADGEKTAWVLTNLLSNAIRYSYENSFVQISVTEHSDDKVKFSVIDTGQGIQPQYLSRIFERYFRIPGTKKEGTGLGLSISKEFIEGQGGSIGVVSEYGAGSTFSFVLNKPSFSKQSAYIA; from the coding sequence ATGAAAATCAAAACAAAACTAACATTTGGTGTTGGGATGCTCTTCCTTTTAATTTTGGCTCTGGCCGCCGTCAGCGGATGGTACATCTATAGGCTAAAGAAAGACACAAACAACATCCTTGTTGCTAACTACAACACACTACAGTATTCTCGAAATATGTTGATTGCGTTAGAAGATATGGGCAAGGATAAAGCCGCTATGGCTACTTTTAAAGACAATCTGGCCAAACAACAGCAGAATATAACGGAAATGGGAGAAAGGGAAGCAACAGATCTGGTAATCAAACATTTCTCAATGCTCAGTAAAAATCCACAAACGCCTGCTTTGATTTCGGCTATCAGGAGAGATATTACTGAGCTGATGCGATTGAATATGGAAGCCATTGAACATAAAAGCAATATCGCAGATGCGACCGCTCAAAAAGCAATTGTTATCATTTCATTTACTGGCACACTCTGTTTCATGATTGCCTTTGTTTTATTGGTGAATTTACCTTCAAACATCGCTAATCCGATCCGTGAGCTTACTGAAAGTATAAAAGAAGTCGCTGCACAGAATTATAAAAAACGGGTACATTTTGAAAGTCACAGCGAATTTGGTGATCTCGCCAGATCGTTCAACACAATGGCTGAAAAGCTAGAAGAATATTCTGAAAGCCGTTTGGATAAGATCCTGAAAGCGAAAAGACGCATAGAAACACTTATCAATAACATGCACGATCCGGTTATCGGAATTGATGAAACTAATAAAGTATTATTCGCCAATGACGAAGCGTTGAAAATAACCGATATCAATGACAACGATATCATCGGAAAGCAAATCCAGGACATTGCGGTTACCAATGACCTAATACGGGATATTATCAAAGATATATTCAGCCCGGAATCTGAAAATAGAAAACCTGAACCGTTAAAGATTTTTGCGGATGGTAAGGAAAGTTATTTCGAAAAGGAGATATTAGACATCAATATTATTCCAACAGGAGAAACCGAATCGCAATTTATCGGGCGGGTCATAATGCTGCGCAACATCACACCATTCAAGGAAATGGATCTGGCAAAAACCAATTTTATGGGCACAATTTCTCACGAGTTTAAAACGCCGATTTCGTCCATCAAGATGAGTTTGCAATTATTGGAAAACAAACAGATTGGCGATTTGAACATGGAACAAAGAAGTCTGATCGACGGCATTAAAGAAGACACTGAACGATTGCTAAAAATAACGGGAGAGTTGTTGAATATCACCCAAGTGGAAAGCGGCTCCATCCAAATCAACATACAAACGACCCATATTTCTGAGATCGTCAACTATGCTGTCAACGCGACAAGGTCCTTAGCCGAACAGAAAAATGTGCAGGTCAAAATCAATCAGGACAGTAAGGTAAAGACAGTGATGGCGGACGGCGAAAAGACAGCCTGGGTACTCACCAATTTACTGTCAAACGCCATACGTTATTCCTATGAAAACTCATTTGTCCAGATTAGTGTAACGGAACACAGCGATGATAAAGTTAAATTCTCTGTCATAGACACGGGGCAAGGCATTCAACCTCAGTACTTATCCAGGATATTCGAACGATACTTTCGCATACCCGGCACCAAAAAAGAAGGCACTGGATTGGGGCTGTCCATTAGTAAGGAATTTATAGAGGGACAAGGAGGCAGCATCGGGGTAGTCAGCGAATATGGCGCAGGAAGTACATTCTCTTTTGTATTGAACAAACCTTCTTTTTCAAAACAAAGCGCATATATCGCATGA
- a CDS encoding AraC family transcriptional regulator — MGLIALLPAIDEHDESAFVMHEKSEKLIPLHTHKKGQLGFIEGGIAYITIHDKTYVVPARHYFWIPGGVPHVLRIGHSGTVLRSIYFYTQDDQADAFYSKLGIYPATELLIQMINHTERWDEQHVMKTDYYFDFLVSIKKLLPQLGSDALPIILPITSDERLAPILAYLEQNLAEQITLHDIGDRFYMSERSISRMFQTRLQISFLQYVKTLRMVKAIEMLLKTNKSITDIAFAVGYDTLGSFSNTFYTFTHSRPSDLRRK; from the coding sequence ATGGGACTGATTGCTTTACTGCCCGCAATAGACGAACACGATGAATCTGCATTCGTTATGCATGAAAAATCCGAAAAATTAATTCCCCTACATACGCACAAAAAAGGCCAGTTGGGATTTATCGAAGGTGGAATTGCCTATATAACGATACATGATAAAACCTACGTTGTACCCGCAAGGCATTACTTTTGGATCCCGGGCGGAGTGCCACATGTCTTACGTATAGGGCACTCAGGAACGGTGTTGCGATCCATCTATTTTTATACGCAGGACGATCAGGCAGATGCCTTCTACAGTAAACTGGGTATTTATCCCGCGACCGAGCTCCTGATTCAGATGATTAACCATACCGAACGCTGGGATGAACAACATGTGATGAAGACTGATTATTATTTTGATTTCTTGGTGTCGATCAAAAAACTGCTGCCACAGCTCGGCAGTGATGCGCTGCCCATTATACTGCCCATCACGTCAGATGAGAGACTGGCACCTATTCTTGCATATCTCGAACAAAATCTCGCCGAACAGATTACTCTGCACGATATCGGCGATCGTTTTTATATGAGTGAACGATCTATATCCAGAATGTTTCAGACGCGGCTACAGATTTCTTTTTTGCAGTATGTGAAGACTTTGCGCATGGTTAAAGCGATAGAAATGTTGCTCAAAACAAATAAGTCCATTACAGACATCGCTTTTGCCGTCGGTTACGATACGCTAGGATCTTTTAGCAATACTTTCTATACCTTCACGCATTCCAGACCTTCAGATTTACGTAGGAAATAA
- a CDS encoding TolC family protein: protein MHKTIILLVFFVFHQLGFAVPSTLSSADTLYLSLPEAWKKAELHSRLIEIQRKTTAIALAEYKDAKLELLLPEILIKGTAEKASNIPIYENGVFAKPTQHEVIHTLYHVGAEFYQVLYHGNKYRLKIQADKTIHQLSEVQQNKVVSDIRYKTASLYLDLQRCLIFKNLIVNDIDDQETQLREIKSFHRNGVVLKSDVLRVELDLSKRKMALVTIENDILIASQKLNIILGEPDERIIRPMVPNIEKVDRHPYLHYLSLALKHSFAYHISEKQTQLSAINLKKVKANVRPNIGIYGEFYYANPQIFLAPYNPYWYSLGVIGVKVTYPISALYHNIHKVSAAKMEFEKEEEAHHNTEDMVRQEVKEAYLRYEEALKQIEVSEVDVKHAEENARIIKNTYFNQTSLITDLLDADIQLLQARFDLAAALIAAQNKYYLLQNIIGVL from the coding sequence ATGCATAAAACCATTATTTTATTAGTTTTTTTTGTTTTCCATCAACTTGGCTTTGCAGTCCCTTCTACCCTTTCTTCAGCAGACACGCTCTACCTCAGTCTGCCCGAAGCCTGGAAGAAAGCGGAACTGCATAGCAGGTTGATCGAGATTCAACGAAAGACGACTGCCATAGCCCTGGCGGAATATAAAGATGCGAAGCTCGAACTGCTCCTTCCGGAAATATTGATCAAGGGAACCGCTGAAAAAGCGTCAAATATTCCAATCTATGAGAATGGGGTATTTGCCAAGCCGACACAACATGAGGTCATCCACACCCTATACCATGTCGGCGCTGAATTTTATCAGGTACTCTATCACGGAAACAAATACCGATTAAAGATTCAGGCCGACAAAACGATACATCAGCTCAGCGAAGTACAACAAAATAAAGTGGTTTCTGATATTCGCTACAAAACAGCCTCTCTTTACCTAGACCTTCAACGCTGTCTCATATTTAAGAATCTCATCGTCAATGACATTGATGACCAAGAAACACAGCTACGGGAGATCAAAAGTTTTCACCGGAATGGTGTGGTACTGAAAAGTGACGTACTGCGCGTTGAGCTGGATCTTTCTAAGCGGAAGATGGCTTTGGTAACCATCGAAAACGACATCTTGATCGCCAGCCAGAAGCTCAATATTATCCTGGGCGAACCAGACGAACGGATTATACGCCCGATGGTGCCAAACATCGAAAAAGTAGACAGGCATCCGTATTTACATTACCTATCGCTTGCGTTAAAGCATTCGTTTGCCTATCATATCTCGGAGAAGCAGACGCAGCTGAGTGCCATTAATCTTAAGAAAGTGAAAGCAAATGTCCGGCCCAACATCGGAATATATGGTGAATTTTACTATGCTAATCCCCAGATCTTTTTAGCACCCTACAACCCTTATTGGTATTCACTCGGTGTGATAGGTGTCAAGGTAACGTATCCTATATCTGCTCTCTATCATAATATACATAAAGTAAGTGCTGCCAAAATGGAATTTGAGAAGGAAGAGGAGGCGCACCATAATACTGAAGACATGGTTAGACAGGAGGTTAAAGAAGCCTATCTGCGCTATGAAGAAGCGCTAAAACAGATTGAGGTATCGGAAGTTGATGTAAAACATGCTGAAGAGAATGCCCGCATTATCAAAAACACGTATTTCAATCAAACCTCTTTAATCACGGATTTACTGGATGCTGATATTCAACTGTTACAGGCACGCTTTGATCTAGCTGCGGCGCTTATAGCCGCGCAAAACAAATATTATTTACTGCAGAATATTATCGGAGTTTTATAA
- a CDS encoding HlyD family secretion protein has protein sequence MKKKYTVTDRLITQITGWIAGLVVLGLTVWGGYTLWGYYVYEQTNDAQVQEYVNPVISRAGGFVVDVKFEENQHVKRGDTLFLIDNREYVLQQRQTEAALKKAEAQLRVLESNIQTATETANAYAGQVGSNKAKLWKQQLDYERYQKLYSEESATKQKIEEVQATLDVNNSDYQSAKDSHRASLLRIEDIKAERKVVEAEIARLKSLLDRHRLDVSYTVILAPYNGRMGRRTIEPGQMIDVGQPLAFIVNDETDKWIVANYKETQIADMQIGDTVKIIADAFPDREFRGTIISLSPATGSSFSLLPPDNSTGNYVKIVQRVPVRIRVDGKRKEIDLLKVGMNVNVYTPKQQRRG, from the coding sequence ATGAAGAAGAAATACACTGTCACCGATCGCTTAATTACACAGATCACCGGCTGGATAGCAGGTTTAGTTGTGCTGGGCCTGACTGTCTGGGGTGGCTATACTTTATGGGGTTATTATGTATATGAGCAGACCAACGATGCTCAAGTACAGGAATATGTCAATCCTGTCATTTCGCGGGCGGGCGGATTTGTTGTCGATGTGAAATTTGAAGAAAACCAGCATGTCAAGCGCGGTGATACCTTGTTTTTGATCGACAACAGGGAGTATGTGTTGCAACAACGGCAGACTGAAGCCGCGTTAAAGAAGGCTGAAGCCCAGTTGCGGGTATTGGAAAGCAATATACAAACTGCGACAGAGACCGCTAATGCTTATGCTGGTCAGGTCGGTAGCAATAAAGCTAAACTATGGAAGCAGCAGCTCGATTACGAGCGCTATCAAAAACTATATTCGGAGGAGTCTGCCACAAAACAAAAGATAGAAGAAGTACAGGCAACGCTGGACGTCAACAACAGCGATTACCAATCGGCCAAAGACAGCCATCGCGCGTCCCTCTTGCGTATCGAAGATATCAAGGCGGAGCGCAAGGTTGTCGAGGCGGAGATCGCACGCCTAAAATCTTTGCTTGACCGCCATAGGCTGGACGTAAGCTATACCGTGATCCTCGCGCCCTATAATGGCCGGATGGGCCGGCGCACGATCGAACCCGGACAGATGATCGATGTGGGGCAGCCTCTAGCCTTTATTGTCAATGACGAAACAGACAAATGGATTGTCGCTAACTACAAAGAAACACAGATAGCAGATATGCAAATTGGCGATACAGTCAAGATTATCGCTGATGCATTTCCCGATCGGGAGTTCAGGGGAACAATCATCTCCTTGTCACCTGCTACCGGATCCAGCTTCTCGCTGTTGCCACCTGACAACTCAACTGGCAACTATGTCAAGATCGTGCAGCGAGTACCCGTCCGCATCCGTGTCGATGGCAAACGCAAAGAAATCGATCTGCTAAAGGTCGGCATGAATGTGAATGTCTACACTCCCAAACAACAACGCCGTGGATAA